A part of Citrifermentans bremense genomic DNA contains:
- a CDS encoding aldehyde ferredoxin oxidoreductase family protein, which yields MDKIFRVNMTDLTTKIEEVPAAWAGLGGRALTSTIVAAEVPPTCHALSAQNVLCFAPGLLTGTAAANSGRLSAGAKSPLTGGIKESNAGGTAAQMLAKLGIKALIIEGAPKSGTWYNLAVGINGVTINEEKELLGAGNFAVIDAVEQRLGKKTGVLTIGIAGELKMTAANISVKDPDSKIRSHGRGGLGAVMGSKQIKFISIDGEGAKPVTIADPEKFKTAARAFSKALLDHPVSGEGLPTYGTNVLVNILNEAGGLPTRNFTVGQFEGHDKISGETMHDTIAARGGKVKHGCHAGCIIQCSQVYNDKDGKYVTSGFEYETIWGLGADCCIDNLDDIARADNLMDDIGIDSIETAVMFGVAMEAGILNWGDSKEMLRLLTEEIGKGTALGRILGGGAGSVGRTYGVTRVPVVKNQGIPAYDPRSVKGIGVTYATSTMGADHTSGYTIATNILNVGGYVDPLKKDGQVELSRNLQIATAAVDSTGMCIFVAFPALDIPECLPALIDMINARFDIALTGDDVTNLGKHVLKLERKFNQEAGLTNVHDRLPDFFKTEPVAPHNAVWDFTDAELDEFWNF from the coding sequence GACCTGCCATGCGCTTTCCGCGCAGAACGTTCTTTGCTTCGCGCCGGGCCTTCTGACCGGCACCGCTGCAGCTAACTCCGGCCGCCTCTCCGCAGGCGCCAAGAGCCCCCTTACCGGCGGCATCAAGGAGTCCAACGCCGGCGGCACCGCGGCACAGATGTTGGCTAAACTCGGCATCAAGGCCCTCATCATCGAAGGCGCGCCGAAATCCGGCACCTGGTACAACCTCGCCGTGGGGATCAACGGCGTCACCATCAACGAGGAGAAAGAACTTCTCGGCGCCGGCAACTTCGCCGTCATCGATGCAGTTGAGCAGCGCCTGGGCAAGAAGACCGGCGTCCTCACCATCGGCATCGCCGGCGAGCTTAAGATGACCGCGGCTAACATCTCCGTGAAGGACCCGGACAGCAAGATCCGCAGCCACGGCCGTGGCGGCCTGGGCGCAGTCATGGGCTCCAAGCAGATCAAATTCATCTCCATCGACGGTGAGGGCGCGAAACCCGTGACCATCGCCGATCCGGAGAAATTCAAGACCGCGGCAAGGGCCTTCTCCAAGGCGCTTCTCGACCACCCGGTTTCCGGCGAAGGCCTGCCGACCTACGGCACCAACGTCCTCGTCAACATCCTGAACGAAGCAGGCGGCCTGCCGACCAGGAACTTCACCGTCGGCCAGTTCGAAGGGCACGACAAGATTTCCGGCGAGACCATGCACGACACCATCGCGGCACGCGGCGGTAAGGTGAAGCACGGCTGCCACGCAGGGTGCATCATCCAGTGCTCCCAGGTCTACAACGACAAGGACGGCAAGTACGTCACCTCCGGTTTCGAGTACGAGACCATCTGGGGCCTTGGTGCCGACTGCTGCATCGACAACCTGGACGACATCGCCCGTGCCGACAACCTGATGGACGACATCGGGATCGACTCCATCGAGACCGCCGTCATGTTCGGCGTCGCCATGGAAGCCGGCATCCTCAACTGGGGCGACTCCAAGGAAATGCTGCGCCTTCTGACCGAAGAGATCGGCAAAGGGACCGCCCTGGGCCGCATCCTGGGTGGCGGCGCCGGCTCCGTCGGCCGCACCTACGGCGTCACCCGCGTACCGGTCGTGAAGAACCAGGGAATCCCGGCCTACGACCCGCGCTCCGTCAAGGGTATCGGCGTCACCTACGCGACCAGCACCATGGGCGCCGACCACACCTCCGGCTACACCATCGCCACCAACATCCTGAACGTCGGCGGCTACGTCGATCCGCTCAAGAAGGACGGCCAGGTCGAGCTTTCCCGCAACCTGCAGATCGCGACCGCTGCGGTCGACTCCACCGGCATGTGCATCTTCGTGGCCTTCCCGGCCCTGGACATCCCGGAGTGCCTCCCGGCCCTGATCGACATGATCAACGCCCGCTTCGACATCGCCCTTACCGGCGACGACGTCACCAACCTGGGCAAGCATGTCCTGAAGCTCGAGCGCAAGTTCAACCAGGAAGCGGGGCTCACCAACGTGCACGACCGCCTGCCGGACTTCTTCAAAACCGAGCCGGTGGCGCCGCACAACGCGGTATGGGACTTCACCGACGCGGAACTCGACGAGTTCTGGAACTTCTAA
- a CDS encoding MoaD/ThiS family protein has product MRITLKLFATFRNGRFKVAEQELPDGTEVRAVVLSLGLTEEEIGIVMLNGRHGELDSKLADQDTLSLFPLVGGG; this is encoded by the coding sequence ATGAGAATCACGCTCAAGCTTTTCGCGACATTTAGAAACGGCAGGTTCAAGGTGGCCGAGCAGGAACTCCCGGATGGGACCGAGGTGCGGGCCGTGGTGCTGAGCCTTGGGCTTACCGAAGAGGAGATCGGTATCGTCATGCTGAACGGCAGGCACGGGGAACTCGACTCCAAGCTCGCCGACCAGGACACCCTGTCCCTGTTCCCGCTGGTAGGAGGAGGCTGA
- a CDS encoding HesA/MoeB/ThiF family protein: protein MLKALTFLKDSAQAGMLSWNAQSQAAAQFGLRYHEVEALALENGIFPARYQRNRNMISIEEQLKLFRSRVAVIGCGGLGGYVIEELARIGVGHIVAIDPDVFEEHNLNRQILSTPATLGKAKVDAAVDRVAEINPAVTVTPVQDYFCLANGFEQLAGSLVAIDALDSISYRLELAEFCTLAGIPMVHGAIGGWYGHVATQLPGDTTVQSIYRHWVAGKGIEQQLGNPAFTPAVVASLEVAEACKILLGKGELLRDRKLSIDLLEMEFHEISYPKVPSVELVVAA from the coding sequence ATGCTGAAAGCACTTACCTTTCTCAAGGATTCCGCCCAAGCGGGTATGCTCTCCTGGAACGCGCAGAGCCAAGCCGCGGCCCAGTTCGGGTTGAGGTACCACGAAGTCGAAGCACTGGCCCTGGAAAACGGGATCTTCCCCGCGCGCTACCAGCGCAACCGGAACATGATCTCGATCGAGGAGCAGTTGAAGCTGTTCCGCAGCCGCGTGGCAGTGATCGGCTGCGGGGGGCTCGGCGGGTACGTCATCGAGGAGCTGGCGCGCATAGGCGTCGGCCACATCGTTGCCATAGACCCCGACGTCTTCGAGGAGCACAACCTGAACCGCCAGATCCTCTCCACGCCGGCGACGCTTGGCAAGGCCAAGGTCGATGCCGCCGTAGACCGTGTGGCGGAGATCAACCCCGCCGTCACCGTTACCCCCGTTCAAGATTATTTCTGCCTCGCCAACGGGTTCGAACAGCTCGCCGGCTCGCTGGTGGCGATCGACGCCCTGGACAGCATATCGTACCGGCTGGAGCTGGCCGAGTTTTGCACCTTGGCGGGGATACCGATGGTCCACGGCGCCATCGGCGGCTGGTATGGCCACGTGGCAACGCAGCTCCCCGGCGACACCACCGTGCAGAGCATCTACCGCCACTGGGTGGCGGGAAAAGGGATCGAGCAGCAACTGGGAAACCCCGCATTCACCCCGGCCGTAGTGGCAAGCCTGGAGGTGGCTGAGGCATGCAAGATCCTCCTCGGCAAGGGAGAGCTTTTGCGCGACCGCAAGCTGAGCATCGACCTTCTCGAGATGGAGTTCCACGAGATCTCATACCCCAAGGTGCCTTCCGTCGAATTGGTCGTCGCTGCATAA
- a CDS encoding molybdopterin molybdotransferase MoeA: protein MPSFEEARDIILANVHQLGEEMVPLLEAVGRVVRRDVIAPWDLPQFDNSAMDGFAVRAADCSQVPAELCVTGFLPAGADGPAAAEPGCAVRIMTGAPIPPGCNAVVPIEETEENGDQVVIRQKVQPRQHVRHQGSDVAAGAPIIEAGTTVRPAEIGMLAAMGQALVPVYRKARVAILSTGDELVELGEPPAPGRVINTNALSLAAAVREAGAEPVLLGIAKDDIESHREKIEQGFLCDALITSAGVSAGDRDLVREVLAELGAQEQFWKVAMKPGGPTAFALKDGRPVFSLPGNPVSTMVTFELLVKPALLKMMGYRKVVRPFVKGILAEDAHKKQGKTHFIRVTVKKRHGRYVAYCAGDQHTAILSTMTRCDALAALPSGATFVAAGSEVDLVLLRDVELVPETTS, encoded by the coding sequence ATGCCAAGCTTTGAAGAAGCACGCGATATCATACTGGCCAACGTGCACCAGTTGGGAGAGGAGATGGTTCCCCTCCTGGAGGCCGTGGGCCGGGTGGTGAGACGGGACGTAATCGCCCCCTGGGACCTGCCCCAGTTCGACAACTCTGCCATGGACGGCTTCGCCGTGCGCGCGGCCGATTGCAGCCAGGTTCCAGCGGAGCTTTGCGTCACCGGTTTCCTGCCGGCAGGCGCTGACGGGCCGGCCGCTGCGGAGCCTGGGTGCGCAGTGCGGATCATGACCGGCGCCCCCATTCCCCCGGGATGCAACGCCGTCGTCCCTATCGAGGAAACCGAAGAAAACGGCGACCAGGTGGTGATCCGGCAGAAAGTGCAGCCGCGGCAGCATGTCCGGCACCAAGGCTCTGACGTCGCGGCTGGAGCACCCATCATCGAGGCAGGAACCACGGTGCGCCCGGCAGAGATCGGCATGCTGGCGGCCATGGGACAGGCTCTGGTCCCGGTGTACCGCAAGGCCCGCGTGGCGATCCTTTCCACCGGCGACGAGCTTGTTGAACTAGGCGAGCCCCCTGCCCCCGGGCGGGTGATCAACACCAACGCCCTCTCGCTTGCCGCTGCCGTGCGCGAGGCGGGAGCCGAGCCGGTGCTTCTCGGCATCGCCAAAGACGACATCGAAAGCCATCGGGAGAAGATAGAGCAGGGATTTTTGTGCGACGCCCTGATCACCTCCGCCGGGGTATCGGCTGGAGACCGTGACCTGGTACGGGAAGTTCTGGCGGAGCTGGGGGCGCAGGAGCAGTTCTGGAAGGTCGCCATGAAGCCGGGCGGCCCGACCGCGTTCGCCCTGAAGGACGGAAGGCCCGTCTTCTCGCTCCCGGGCAACCCCGTCTCCACCATGGTCACCTTCGAGCTCCTGGTAAAACCGGCGCTCTTGAAGATGATGGGGTACCGGAAAGTGGTGCGCCCCTTCGTGAAGGGGATCCTCGCGGAGGATGCACACAAGAAGCAAGGGAAGACCCACTTTATCCGGGTCACCGTCAAGAAAAGGCATGGGCGCTACGTCGCCTACTGCGCCGGGGACCAGCACACCGCGATACTGAGCACCATGACCAGGTGCGACGCGCTCGCCGCCCTCCCCTCCGGGGCCACCTTCGTCGCGGCGGGAAGCGAGGTCGACCTGGTCCTCCTGAGGGACGTGGAACTGGTGCCGGAAACGACTTCTTAG
- the moaC gene encoding cyclic pyranopterin monophosphate synthase MoaC translates to MFNHFDEQGQAIMVDVSGKQCTLRTATAQARVLLKPATLAAILEGSVAKGDVLGVARLAGIAAAKKTPDLIPLSHPLAIHHAAVEFRPDPVTGELMIEATVRAFERTGVEMEAMTAASVAALTVYDMCKGSDKSIAIAEVVLMFKEGGKSGTYRRGEP, encoded by the coding sequence ATGTTCAACCACTTCGACGAGCAGGGGCAGGCCATCATGGTAGACGTGAGCGGAAAGCAGTGCACGCTGAGGACCGCGACCGCCCAGGCCCGGGTACTGCTGAAACCGGCGACCTTGGCCGCCATCCTGGAAGGATCGGTCGCCAAGGGGGACGTCCTGGGCGTGGCCCGGCTGGCCGGCATCGCCGCCGCCAAGAAGACCCCCGACCTGATTCCCCTCTCCCACCCCTTGGCAATCCACCACGCCGCCGTTGAGTTCCGGCCCGACCCGGTCACCGGCGAGCTGATGATAGAGGCGACGGTGCGGGCGTTCGAGCGGACCGGCGTCGAGATGGAAGCGATGACCGCCGCCTCGGTCGCGGCGCTCACCGTGTACGACATGTGCAAGGGGAGCGACAAGTCGATAGCGATAGCAGAGGTGGTGCTGATGTTCAAGGAAGGGGGCAAAAGCGGTACCTACCGCCGCGGCGAGCCGTAA
- the ahcY gene encoding adenosylhomocysteinase yields MKENDYKVKDMSLAAWGRKEMIIAETEMPGLMAIREEYAASQPLKGARIAGSLHMTIQTAMLIETLTALGAEVRWASCNIFSTQDHAAAAIAAAGVPVFAHKGETLAEYWDYTHKIFEWHDGGAPNMILDDGGDATLLLHLGSDAEKNPSVIANPTCEEEQFLFAAIKKRLETEPGWYSKTAACIKGVTEETTTGVHRLYQMHEKGKLKFPAINVNDSVTKSKFDNIYGCRESLMDGIKRATDVMVAGKVAVICGYGDVGKGCAQAMRGLQAQVWVTEVDPICALQAAMEGYKVVTMEWAADKADIFVTTTGNIDVITHDHMKAMKHNAIVCNIGHFDNEIEVAKLKQYQWENIKPQVDHVIFPDGKRIILLAEGRLVNLGCATGHPSYVMSSSFANQTLAQMEIFCNPGKYPVGVYTLPKELDEKVARLQLKTLGAMLTELTDAQADYIGVKKEGPYKSEHYRY; encoded by the coding sequence ATGAAAGAAAACGATTACAAGGTAAAGGACATGTCGCTCGCGGCGTGGGGCCGCAAAGAGATGATCATCGCCGAGACCGAAATGCCGGGTCTCATGGCTATCCGTGAGGAGTACGCCGCCAGCCAGCCGCTCAAAGGGGCGCGCATCGCAGGTTCGCTGCACATGACCATCCAGACCGCCATGCTGATCGAGACCCTTACCGCTCTCGGCGCCGAGGTCCGCTGGGCTTCCTGTAACATCTTCTCTACCCAGGATCACGCGGCTGCGGCCATTGCGGCTGCAGGCGTCCCGGTCTTCGCGCACAAGGGCGAGACGCTGGCCGAGTACTGGGATTACACCCACAAGATCTTCGAATGGCACGACGGCGGCGCCCCCAACATGATCCTCGACGACGGCGGCGACGCCACCTTGCTGCTGCACCTGGGAAGCGACGCGGAGAAGAACCCCTCCGTCATCGCCAACCCCACCTGCGAGGAGGAGCAGTTCCTCTTCGCCGCCATCAAGAAGCGCCTGGAGACCGAACCCGGCTGGTACTCCAAGACCGCGGCCTGCATCAAGGGAGTCACCGAAGAGACCACCACCGGCGTGCACCGCCTCTACCAGATGCACGAGAAAGGGAAGCTCAAGTTCCCCGCCATCAACGTGAACGACTCGGTGACCAAGTCCAAGTTCGACAACATCTACGGTTGCCGCGAGTCTCTCATGGACGGCATCAAGCGCGCAACCGACGTCATGGTGGCGGGGAAGGTCGCGGTCATTTGCGGCTACGGCGACGTGGGCAAGGGGTGCGCCCAGGCAATGCGCGGGCTGCAGGCCCAGGTATGGGTGACCGAGGTCGACCCGATCTGCGCGCTTCAGGCGGCTATGGAAGGGTACAAGGTTGTCACCATGGAGTGGGCCGCCGACAAGGCCGACATCTTCGTGACCACCACCGGCAACATCGACGTCATCACGCATGACCACATGAAGGCGATGAAGCACAATGCCATCGTCTGCAACATCGGCCACTTCGACAACGAGATCGAGGTCGCGAAGCTGAAGCAGTACCAGTGGGAGAACATCAAGCCCCAGGTGGATCACGTCATCTTCCCGGACGGCAAGCGCATCATCCTGCTGGCGGAAGGTCGCCTGGTGAACCTTGGCTGTGCCACCGGTCACCCCTCCTACGTCATGTCCTCCTCGTTCGCCAACCAGACCCTGGCGCAGATGGAGATCTTCTGCAACCCCGGCAAGTACCCGGTCGGCGTCTACACCCTTCCGAAGGAACTGGACGAGAAGGTGGCGCGCCTGCAGCTGAAGACCTTGGGCGCCATGCTGACCGAGCTCACCGACGCGCAGGCAGACTACATCGGAGTGAAGAAGGAAGGCCCGTACAAGTCGGAGCACTACAGGTACTAA